In the Rhodothermaceae bacterium genome, one interval contains:
- the purH gene encoding bifunctional phosphoribosylaminoimidazolecarboxamide formyltransferase/IMP cyclohydrolase: protein MTIKPLKLPIPDQVRPRRALLSVFDKKGLVPFAKGLQNHGILLVSSGGTATHLRKAGLDVTDVADITKAPSMLGGRVKTLHPAIHGGILARQNAETDMEDLAKHGIEPFDLVVVNLYPFTEAIQRPYVDDAIAAENIDIGGPAMIRAAAKNFVHVTVVTSPDEYPTILDSLDDTDGHLRLLLRRQLAHSAFAKTAAYDRAIAAYFEGALDEALPCQLDLQLSRTSVLRYGENPHQEAAFYGNSEEFFTKLHGKSLSYNNLIDLDAALALIQEFMDEDPTVAILKHTNPCGVSSADTLVQAWDRAFATDRQSPFGGIVVVNQACTLALAKAIDPVFLELVIAPSFDDDALAWLQKKKNRRLIQFKPTPNSTYQLRRALGGILCQTTDPLAGNDPRTTVTDRAPTESELRDLIFAWRVAKHVKSNAIVYAKERQTLGIGAGQMSRIDASEIAVSKGAKSELSFEGCVVASDAFFPFPDGLLAAADSGAIAAVQPGGSIRDDEVIAAANERKMAMVFTGKRHFRH, encoded by the coding sequence ATGACCATTAAACCTCTGAAGCTACCTATACCTGATCAGGTGCGCCCCCGCCGTGCCCTTTTATCGGTGTTCGACAAAAAGGGACTGGTCCCGTTTGCCAAAGGGCTCCAGAATCATGGAATACTGCTCGTATCTTCCGGGGGCACCGCCACTCACCTGCGTAAAGCCGGTCTGGATGTCACGGACGTTGCAGACATTACAAAAGCTCCGTCGATGCTTGGGGGACGTGTCAAGACCCTCCACCCAGCAATCCACGGAGGAATCCTTGCCAGGCAGAATGCAGAGACTGACATGGAGGATCTGGCGAAGCACGGGATTGAGCCCTTCGACCTTGTCGTCGTCAACCTGTACCCCTTCACGGAAGCTATCCAACGTCCCTATGTGGACGATGCTATTGCCGCAGAGAACATTGATATCGGAGGACCGGCCATGATCCGGGCCGCAGCAAAGAACTTTGTCCATGTTACGGTCGTCACGTCTCCGGATGAGTATCCGACCATCCTAGACTCTCTGGATGACACGGATGGACACCTTCGTCTTTTACTCCGGCGCCAGCTCGCACACTCTGCGTTCGCCAAAACAGCGGCATATGACCGTGCGATTGCCGCCTACTTTGAGGGGGCGCTTGATGAAGCTCTGCCATGTCAACTGGACCTGCAGCTTTCCCGCACCAGTGTACTACGCTATGGGGAAAACCCGCACCAGGAAGCAGCTTTCTACGGCAATTCGGAAGAGTTCTTTACCAAGCTTCACGGAAAAAGCCTCTCATATAATAACCTGATTGACCTTGATGCTGCACTCGCACTTATCCAAGAGTTTATGGATGAGGATCCAACGGTCGCAATCCTCAAGCATACCAACCCCTGTGGTGTATCCAGTGCAGACACACTCGTACAGGCCTGGGATCGGGCCTTTGCAACGGACCGGCAATCTCCATTTGGTGGCATCGTAGTCGTGAACCAAGCCTGTACTCTTGCACTCGCAAAAGCCATTGATCCTGTCTTCCTGGAATTGGTGATTGCTCCGTCGTTTGATGATGATGCGCTGGCATGGCTCCAGAAGAAAAAAAATCGCAGACTGATTCAATTCAAGCCCACACCCAACAGTACGTACCAGCTCCGCCGCGCATTGGGCGGCATCCTGTGCCAGACCACAGACCCATTGGCCGGAAATGACCCGCGAACAACGGTTACCGATCGTGCACCGACCGAATCTGAACTTCGGGATCTGATCTTTGCCTGGCGCGTGGCCAAGCATGTAAAGAGTAACGCCATCGTGTATGCGAAAGAACGGCAGACACTGGGGATTGGAGCCGGGCAGATGAGTCGGATTGATGCCTCCGAGATTGCCGTGTCCAAAGGAGCGAAGTCCGAGTTGAGCTTTGAAGGATGTGTGGTCGCTTCGGATGCGTTCTTCCCCTTCCCGGACGGATTGCTTGCAGCAGCGGACAGCGGTGCAATCGCAGCCGTTCAGCCAGGTGGCTCCATACGGGATGACGAAGTGATCGCAGCCGCAAATGAGCGCAAAATGGCGATGGTATTTACCGGGAAAAGACACTTCAGACACTAA
- a CDS encoding rod shape-determining protein, giving the protein MGFYNFYTDVAVDLGTANTLVYVKGQGIVLSEASIVAYDRSTEKVLAIGNDALTMHEKTHKNIETVRPLKDGVIADFEMAEQLIRGLTRKVQTGWIKTIRQMVICIPSGITEVEKRAVRDSAQHVGARKVYLISEPMAAAIGIGLTVHEPIGNMIVDIGGGTTEIAVIALGGIVVDQSVRVGGNAIDAAILSHFKHYHNLVIGQRTAERIKKEIGSTVVMEPEMELYIKGQDSSSGMPKVHSTTSQEVRNAISQVIGNIVSAVVQCLEKTPPELGSDILERGIMLTGGGALLHGMDQYIRNRVDIPVYVAEDPLTAVVRGTGKILEDVSPYTDVLL; this is encoded by the coding sequence ATGGGCTTCTATAATTTTTATACCGATGTGGCGGTCGACCTAGGCACAGCCAACACCCTGGTCTATGTGAAAGGACAGGGAATCGTCCTCAGTGAAGCCAGTATTGTTGCATATGACCGAAGCACCGAGAAAGTGCTTGCCATTGGGAACGATGCATTAACCATGCATGAAAAAACGCACAAGAATATTGAGACCGTGCGTCCCCTGAAGGACGGCGTCATTGCGGATTTTGAGATGGCTGAACAACTGATCCGCGGCCTGACCAGAAAAGTGCAGACCGGATGGATCAAAACCATTCGCCAGATGGTGATCTGCATCCCCAGCGGAATTACGGAGGTCGAAAAACGTGCCGTCCGAGATAGTGCTCAGCATGTCGGTGCACGAAAAGTTTACCTGATCTCAGAACCAATGGCTGCCGCTATCGGCATCGGACTGACGGTGCATGAGCCAATCGGAAATATGATCGTGGATATCGGAGGGGGCACGACCGAAATTGCGGTGATCGCACTCGGTGGGATCGTGGTTGATCAATCCGTGCGCGTGGGAGGCAACGCCATTGATGCGGCGATCCTGTCCCACTTCAAACACTACCATAACCTGGTCATTGGGCAGCGGACTGCGGAGCGGATCAAGAAAGAAATTGGGAGCACCGTCGTGATGGAGCCGGAAATGGAATTGTACATCAAAGGACAGGATTCAAGCAGTGGCATGCCGAAGGTGCATTCCACGACCTCTCAGGAAGTACGCAACGCGATCTCACAAGTGATCGGCAATATCGTTTCGGCGGTGGTCCAATGCCTGGAAAAAACACCCCCTGAACTGGGATCCGATATTCTTGAACGGGGAATTATGCTCACCGGAGGGGGAGCACTCCTGCATGGAATGGACCAGTATATCCGCAACCGTGTAGACATCCCTGTCTATGTTGCTGAAGATCCTCTCACTGCTGTGGTGCGCGGAACCGGCAAAATTCTGGAAGATGTATCCCCGTACACCGATGTTCTGTTGTAA
- a CDS encoding rod shape-determining protein MreC yields MIDLLLRLRTFILLFVLLAISSFVMANANRPLMRGIRAQTLKIVGAVEYRISWAAEIPRSLRENQQLRDSNLRLTNELNRLRIAGRENEDLREALGWKRNSEFEMLAARIIAREPYGVTNFFTLDVGHAQGVDMGMAVISHMGILGRIVQVSRDYSEVMPYLHSQFNVPVMIDTLGAVGIVSGQTSTPDSLILSNIVKTQNVQIGQRVVTHDASEVFPPNIPVGTITAYRAQQGSNFWEIRIQPAAPLHTSHFAFVVLRHSGQLQTETTAE; encoded by the coding sequence ATGATTGACCTTCTGCTCCGCCTACGTACATTCATCCTTCTATTCGTTCTGCTTGCTATTTCCTCCTTCGTCATGGCGAACGCGAATCGCCCACTCATGAGAGGTATTCGTGCACAGACCTTGAAAATTGTCGGAGCCGTTGAGTATCGGATCAGTTGGGCTGCGGAAATCCCACGCTCTCTACGTGAAAATCAGCAACTGCGAGATTCCAATCTACGTTTGACGAACGAACTCAATCGCTTACGGATTGCCGGGCGCGAGAATGAAGACCTGCGGGAGGCACTGGGATGGAAGCGCAACAGCGAATTTGAGATGCTTGCCGCTCGCATCATTGCACGTGAGCCCTACGGAGTCACCAATTTCTTTACCCTGGATGTAGGACATGCACAGGGAGTAGACATGGGTATGGCTGTGATCAGCCATATGGGAATACTGGGACGGATTGTTCAGGTCAGCCGGGACTACAGTGAGGTCATGCCCTACCTGCATTCACAGTTTAATGTCCCCGTCATGATTGACACCCTCGGTGCCGTTGGCATCGTTTCGGGTCAGACCAGTACCCCGGACTCGTTGATCCTCAGTAATATTGTGAAGACACAAAATGTCCAGATCGGCCAGCGCGTGGTCACACATGACGCCAGTGAGGTCTTCCCACCAAATATTCCTGTCGGCACAATTACCGCCTATCGGGCGCAGCAGGGAAGTAATTTCTGGGAGATTCGCATTCAACCTGCCGCCCCCCTGCATACCTCCCACTTCGCATTTGTTGTCCTTCGTCACTCAGGCCAACTCCAAACCGAAACCACGGCCGAATAA